Proteins encoded by one window of Desulfovibrio ferrophilus:
- a CDS encoding YceI family protein has protein sequence MKRVMLLVMILMTVLITSHAQARSWRIDNNHSQAVFTIRHIAGNVTGFFNNFEGTIIDPEIPGIGMIDIQIHVDSINTGVDKRDAHLKTPDFFDSANHPQLHFTSTKITNQGDGWFNAHGVLTIRNTNHPATLTFALTEMTQHPPFPGMECMDVLGFKAHHTLNRLDFGVGDGKFLQMGLVDNTVGITLQGELLSPREDCQ, from the coding sequence GTGAAACGCGTCATGTTGCTTGTCATGATATTAATGACAGTACTCATCACCTCACATGCCCAGGCCAGATCCTGGCGCATCGATAACAACCACAGCCAGGCCGTATTCACCATTCGGCATATTGCTGGCAACGTTACAGGATTCTTCAACAACTTTGAGGGCACCATCATTGACCCCGAAATACCGGGGATCGGCATGATCGACATACAAATCCATGTCGACTCCATCAACACCGGGGTGGACAAACGTGACGCTCATCTGAAAACCCCAGACTTCTTCGACAGCGCAAACCACCCACAACTCCACTTCACCAGCACAAAAATCACCAATCAAGGTGACGGCTGGTTCAATGCGCATGGAGTTCTCACCATTCGCAACACCAACCATCCCGCGACTCTGACCTTCGCACTGACCGAGATGACACAGCACCCTCCCTTTCCGGGCATGGAATGTATGGATGTCCTTGGTTTTAAAGCTCATCACACCCTGAATAGACTCGATTTTGGGGTGGGTGACGGAAAATTCCTGCAGATGGGGCTCGTGGACAACACGGTTGGTATCACGCTGCAAGGCGAGCTACTCAGTCCAAGAGAAGACTGCCAATAG
- a CDS encoding NupC/NupG family nucleoside CNT transporter, protein MLQGLLGLFAFISLAWIFSENRRAVRPGLIATGLGLQFGVGLLLLKVPGAQHVFIFLNHAVEILDKATTAGTSFVFGYLGGGTLPFAEPWPGAAFIFALKALPIIIVMSALSSLLFYWNIIPAVVRFFSLILQRTMHIGGALGVGTASNIFVGMVEAPLLIRPYLLNMTRSELFALMTCGMATVAGTVLVLYAQIIAPVVPGAMGHILAASLMSAPASIMLAMIVIPENADSTQGDIASPDNAISSMDAVTKGTASGVQLLINVIGLLIVLVSIVSLTNQILGLIPDVANAPLTLERLLGWVMSPLVWLAGVPWAEATTAGTLMGTKTILNEFLAYLALAATSPEALSEKSRVIMTYAMCGFANPGSLGIMIAGLGTMVPERREEIVSLGIKSVAVGTLATLMTGAVVSLLY, encoded by the coding sequence ATGCTTCAAGGACTGCTCGGACTCTTCGCCTTCATCTCCCTCGCCTGGATTTTTTCCGAGAACCGCCGGGCAGTTCGCCCTGGGCTCATCGCTACCGGATTGGGCCTTCAATTCGGGGTGGGCCTGTTGCTGCTCAAAGTCCCTGGAGCACAGCACGTTTTCATTTTCCTGAACCATGCCGTAGAAATCCTGGACAAGGCCACCACTGCTGGCACCAGTTTCGTCTTCGGCTATCTTGGTGGCGGCACCCTGCCTTTTGCCGAACCATGGCCAGGTGCTGCTTTCATCTTTGCCTTGAAGGCCCTGCCCATCATTATCGTCATGAGTGCATTGTCCTCACTGCTTTTCTACTGGAACATCATCCCCGCAGTTGTCCGTTTCTTTTCACTCATTCTGCAACGAACCATGCATATTGGAGGAGCGCTTGGAGTCGGAACAGCTTCCAATATCTTTGTAGGCATGGTCGAAGCTCCGCTCCTCATTCGGCCCTACCTTCTCAACATGACTCGTAGCGAACTGTTTGCGCTCATGACCTGTGGCATGGCAACCGTGGCCGGTACGGTTCTGGTGCTGTATGCCCAGATCATTGCCCCGGTCGTTCCTGGGGCCATGGGACATATCCTTGCAGCTTCGCTCATGAGTGCACCGGCCTCCATCATGCTGGCCATGATCGTCATACCCGAAAATGCGGACTCGACTCAGGGTGACATCGCATCGCCAGACAACGCAATCAGCTCCATGGACGCCGTCACCAAAGGCACTGCCAGTGGAGTTCAACTGCTGATCAATGTCATCGGCCTGCTCATCGTGTTGGTCTCCATCGTCAGCCTGACCAATCAGATTCTGGGACTGATACCTGATGTCGCCAACGCCCCCCTGACTCTGGAGAGATTATTGGGATGGGTCATGAGCCCACTGGTCTGGCTGGCTGGAGTCCCCTGGGCTGAAGCAACAACAGCAGGCACGTTGATGGGAACCAAAACCATACTCAACGAATTCCTGGCCTATCTTGCCCTGGCGGCCACTTCACCCGAAGCTCTCTCTGAAAAGAGCCGAGTCATCATGACATACGCCATGTGTGGTTTCGCCAATCCGGGTAGCCTGGGCATCATGATTGCCGGATTGGGGACCATGGTCCCTGAACGGCGTGAAGAGATTGTCTCCCTGGGAATCAAATCGGTTGCTGTTGGGACATTGGCAACGCTCATGACCGGGGCCGTGGTCAGCCTGCTCTACTAA
- a CDS encoding LysM peptidoglycan-binding domain-containing protein: MKAVIFTLIMTLAALLSMPMQADADLVDEVKAIATLEQDDPFELIAPLVLEKAKAAQAEGDLLAALELYRLAVTINRGDRESLRLAREIKKDLNAKAKAQFDRGQAKFEAGNKDGARAELLASLHLDPDNTMALPYLKDGYNPPVLQDYTVEEGDTLRRIAEKIYGNPGGELLLTRINNLSIVDTLNPGDILKTPVLNKKLTRRLHAAASPKKKDQIGKNGSTIVVAIQEPAASSMYEEDLGMAEAGSADALLVMAKLQFGNGLYETAVSMTDEILSANPDNADAREVRNESYYRLASKLWTEGSASEAMRSLIRLPKGYKDSGKLRKHVEGKLAADSEPLYLSGVKHFLNEDLEKAVEQWELTLQVNPFHGKARTDLEKARKLLEAVRGL, translated from the coding sequence ATGAAAGCCGTCATTTTTACCCTGATCATGACCCTGGCGGCTTTGCTGTCCATGCCAATGCAGGCAGATGCCGACCTTGTGGACGAAGTCAAAGCCATTGCAACCCTGGAGCAAGACGACCCCTTTGAGTTGATTGCACCGTTGGTCCTGGAAAAGGCCAAGGCAGCACAGGCCGAAGGTGATCTACTCGCGGCTCTGGAGCTGTATCGCCTCGCGGTAACAATCAACAGGGGCGACCGAGAATCCCTGCGACTTGCCCGAGAAATCAAGAAAGACCTGAACGCCAAGGCCAAAGCCCAATTCGATCGCGGACAGGCCAAGTTCGAAGCCGGAAACAAAGACGGGGCACGCGCTGAGCTGCTGGCCTCCCTGCACCTGGATCCTGACAACACAATGGCACTGCCCTACCTGAAGGACGGATACAACCCTCCTGTTCTTCAGGACTACACCGTAGAGGAAGGGGACACTCTGCGCCGCATCGCCGAAAAGATCTACGGCAATCCGGGTGGAGAGCTGCTGCTCACCCGCATCAACAACCTGTCCATCGTGGACACGCTGAATCCCGGCGACATCCTCAAAACGCCCGTCTTGAACAAGAAACTCACCCGTCGGCTCCATGCCGCTGCATCGCCAAAGAAAAAGGATCAGATCGGCAAGAATGGTTCGACTATCGTGGTTGCCATTCAGGAACCTGCAGCATCGTCCATGTACGAAGAAGATCTGGGCATGGCTGAAGCAGGCAGTGCCGACGCATTACTGGTCATGGCCAAATTGCAGTTCGGCAACGGCCTATACGAGACGGCAGTTTCCATGACCGATGAAATACTCTCCGCCAATCCTGATAATGCTGATGCCCGCGAAGTACGCAATGAGTCCTACTACAGGCTGGCCAGCAAGCTGTGGACCGAAGGATCGGCAAGCGAGGCCATGCGTTCCTTGATCCGCCTGCCAAAGGGGTACAAGGACTCAGGCAAACTCCGCAAACATGTTGAAGGCAAACTCGCTGCCGACTCCGAGCCTCTCTACCTCTCAGGGGTCAAGCACTTCCTAAACGAAGATCTTGAGAAAGCCGTGGAACAATGGGAACTGACTCTGCAGGTCAACCCCTTCCACGGCAAGGCCCGTACGGACCTGGAGAAGGCCCGCAAGCTGCTTGAGGCTGTTCGAGGACTTTAG